In one window of Brevinema andersonii DNA:
- a CDS encoding sugar phosphate isomerase/epimerase family protein, which yields MKLCVSNLAWNNNERIAVYKLLQQNNIKHIEIALSKFSTKALNENIKAYLDFKDEWESYGLTAVSMQSLHFGVENAYLFRTGKQRNNLLEATKKAISIASCLEIQNLVFGSPKLRIIPNRADTSKAVNFFTKLNTFAQSKNCYLNLEANSKQYGTNFLTTTQEALQYLKDNQWSNIGINLDIGTIILENENIEEMIPHFQSVRHVHLSIPYLKTNFEEYRSQIQYYISEFKKSNHTVFSILSLEMYSNETNLNMLEKNIYLIQEYIQ from the coding sequence ATGAAATTGTGTGTTTCTAATTTGGCTTGGAATAATAATGAGCGGATTGCTGTTTATAAACTATTACAACAAAATAATATTAAACATATAGAAATTGCACTCAGTAAATTTAGTACAAAAGCTCTTAATGAAAATATAAAAGCTTATCTTGATTTCAAAGATGAATGGGAATCTTATGGTCTGACTGCTGTTTCAATGCAAAGTTTGCATTTTGGAGTAGAAAATGCATATTTATTTAGGACAGGTAAACAAAGAAATAACTTATTAGAAGCTACTAAAAAAGCAATTTCCATCGCATCATGTTTAGAAATTCAAAACTTAGTTTTTGGTTCTCCTAAACTTAGAATTATTCCCAATAGAGCCGATACATCTAAAGCTGTTAATTTTTTTACAAAACTTAATACATTTGCCCAATCAAAAAATTGTTATCTAAATCTTGAAGCAAACTCTAAACAATATGGAACAAATTTTTTAACAACAACTCAAGAAGCACTTCAGTATCTGAAGGATAATCAATGGTCTAATATCGGAATTAATCTTGATATTGGCACAATTATTTTGGAAAATGAAAATATAGAAGAGATGATCCCTCATTTTCAAAGTGTAAGACACGTCCATCTTAGTATACCTTACTTAAAAACAAATTTTGAAGAATATCGTTCTCAAATCCAATACTACATTTCAGAATTTAAAAAATCTAACCATACAGTTTTTAGTATTCTCTCTCTTGAGATGTATTCGAACGAAACAAATTTAAATATGCTAGAGAAAAATATTTACCTTATA